In Myxococcales bacterium, the genomic window TTTATACAAGGCTTCCCTGCTGTGGTTCTCTTTATGATCGCGCGATGGCTACAAGGCCAAAGTTTCAATGTGTTCATCAAATCGGGTGGCTCGAAACACTCACACTGGCGCGTTATGGGAATCGGTTTGCTGTGCCTCGCGGCTGTGCTTGTGGTCTGGTTCGTTGTGTTCCTGTCGCTCCCAGCAGACTGTAGCCCGTCAGCAAGATTCGGAGATTTAGGCGGTCTGAGCTAAGAGACACTTCCCGGGGCCTGGAACCCCAAGGAGAGTCTCGACATGAGCAAGGAACGAAAGCAATCCACTGAAGCCGCAGTGCGCGAGATCCGTCGCCGCACCCGCCGCAAGTTTTCCCCCGAAGAGAAGATCCGCATCGTACTCGAGGGTCTTCGTGGCGAGCAGAGCATTTCTGAGCTGTGCCGCCGGGAGGGCATCGCCTCGAACTTGTACTACCGCTTGCGCAAGGACTTCTTGGAGGCGGGCAAGAAGCAGTTGGCGGGGGACACGGTTCGCGAAGCGACCAGCGATGAAGTCAAGGATCTGCGCGCGGAGAACCGAGAGCTCAAGGAGGTGGTGGCCGAGATCACTCTGAAGAACCGGGTACTCAAAAAAAGTCTGACGCGCTCTTCATGAAGTGATGGCGAGGAGGATTTTACGTGAGACGCACGGCCTCCGAGAAGATGGAGATCATCCGCCCCTGGTCGAGGGGACGGACCTGCCCGTGCAAGTGACGCTGCGGCAGCTGGGAGTGCCCAGCAGCACGTTTTATGGCTGGTATGAACGCTACATGTCGTTGGGCTTCGATGGGCTGCACGACAAGAAGCCTGCCCCCAGGCCCCGTTGGAACGCGATTCCAACACCTGTGCGGGACGATGTGCTCGAGCTTGCGCTTGCACGGACTGACCTCTCGCCACGGGAACTCGCCTGCCACTACACCGACGAGAAACGCTACTTCGTGTCCGAATCGAGTGTCTAGCGGATCTTGAAGAACGCCGATCTGATCACGAGCCCGGCCTACATTCTGATGCGCGC contains:
- a CDS encoding helix-turn-helix domain-containing protein, producing MARRILRETHGLREDGDHPPLVEGTDLPVQVTLRQLGVPSSTFYGWYERYMSLGFDGLHDKKPAPRPRWNAIPTPVRDDVLELALARTDLSPRELACHYTDEKRYFVSESSV
- a CDS encoding transposase, translating into MSKERKQSTEAAVREIRRRTRRKFSPEEKIRIVLEGLRGEQSISELCRREGIASNLYYRLRKDFLEAGKKQLAGDTVREATSDEVKDLRAENRELKEVVAEITLKNRVLKKSLTRSS